The Stenotrophomonas sp. BIO128-Bstrain region CCATGCGCGGTACTGCGCGTGACGTTTCGCCCTGGAGCAGCGCCTACTTCGCCGGCGTCTCCACCTTGAACCCCATCGCCTCGCGATAGCGCACATACAGCGCGCTGACCTTCTCCACGTAGGCCAGCGTTTCCGCATACGGCGGCACGCCTTTGTAGCGGGTCACCGCACCGATGCCGGCGTTGTACGCGGCGGCCGCCAGCACGCGGTCGCCTTTGTACCGGCGCAACAACGCCTTCATGTAGCGCGCGCCCCCGCTGATCGACTGCTCGGCCGAGAGCGGATCGGCCACGCCGTATTCGGTGGCGGTATCGGGCATCAGCTGCATCACGCCCTGCGCGCCCTTGGGTGAGATCGCGCCGGCATCGAAACCGCTTTCGGCATGGGCGATCGCACGCAGCCAGGCATCGTCCACGCCGGTGGCCTTGGCCGCCGCCTTGAACTGCTTGGCGTGCCGGTTCAACTGCGGCGCGCCGACCTTGCCCAGGCCCTCGTGCGCCGGTTCGCCCGGTGGGGTGGCCACGGTGAACTTCAGGAAGACGCGCGAGCCCGGCAGGTTGCGGGTCGAGTAGACCAGTGCACCGTCCTGCTCACGTTCGTACAGGGTGCCGCTGAAGACGCCCATGTTGCCCCACAGGTTGGGGGTCTGCACGGCGTTGTCGTCGATCTGCTGCGGGGTGCACCTGGAGCCGGGCTCGGGTGCCGTGGCCAGACTGACCGTGTTGCTCTGCACGCAGCGATAGACCGTGCGCGCCGATGCCAGGCCAGGCAGCAGCAACGACAACAGGGCCAACGCGGCAGGCAGGGTCGGATTCATCGGGCTCGGATCGGGGCACGGAAGGGTGCGGCGCGATCATCCGGCCGGGGGCGCGAACCGAAGGTGAATACCGGGCCTGCCGCGCTGGCAGGCCCGGCGCTGACTCAGTGGCGGCGGGCCAGCAGCCGCTTGCCGGCGTAGCCCAGGCCGAGCAGGGCGAACCACAGCGGGCTGATCGCCAGCGCGTACAGCGTGTCCGGCTGCAGGGTCAGCAGCACCAGCACGAAGGCGAAGAAGGCCAGGCACACCCCGCACATCAGCACGCCACCGGGCATCTTGAACGCCGAGACGGCGTGCAGGTGCGGGCGCTTGCGGCGGTAGACGATGTACGAGCACAGGATCAATGACCACACGAACATGAACAACACCGCGGCCAGCGTGGTGACCAGGGTGAACGCGGTCACCAGGTTCGGGATCAGATAGATCAGCATCGCGCCCAGCAGCAGGCACACGCAGGAGAACACCAGCCCCAGCGCCGGCACCGCCGCGCGCGACAGCCGCCGGAACGCGCTCGGTGCGTGCCCCTCTTCGGCCAGGCCATACATCATCCGGCTGGTCGAGAAGATGCCGCTGTTGGCCGACGACGTGGCCGAGGTCAGCACCACGAAGTTGATCAGGCTGGCCGCGGCGGGAATGCCGGCCAGCACGAACAGTTCCACGAAGGGGCTCTTGCCGGGCACCACCTCACGCCATGGGGTGACGGCCATGATCGCGATCAGCGCCAGCACGTAGAACACCAGGATGCGTACCGGGATCGAGTTGATCGCCTTGGGCAGGTTGCGCTCCGGATCAGCGGTTTCGGCTGCGGTGGTACCGACCAGTTCGATGCCGACGAAGGCGAACACCGCGATCTGGAAGCCGGCGAAGAAACCGGCCATGCCCATCGGGAACACGCCACCGTCGTTCCACAGGTTGGAGAACGACGCCACGTGCCCGGAGGGGGCGGTGAACCCCCATGCGACCAGCCCGAAGCCGGTGATGATCAGCGCGCAGATGGCGATGATCTTGATCAGCGCGAACCAGAATTCCATTTCACCGAACAGCTTCACCGTGACCAGGTTGAGGCTGAGCAGCAGGATCACGCACAGCAGCGCCGGTATCCACGGTGCCAGCTCGGGGAACCAGAACTGCGCATACGCGGCGATGGCGATCACATCGGCGATGGCGGTGATGATCCAGCAGAACCAGTACGTCCACCCGCAGAAGAACCCGGCCCACGGCCCGAGCAGGTCGGTGGAAAAATCGATGAAGGATTTGTACTGCAGGTTGGAAAGCAGCAGCTCGCCCATCGCGCGCATGACGAAGAACAGCATCGCGCCGATGATCAGGTACACCAGCACGATGGACGGGCCGGCCAGGCTGATGGTCTTGCCCGAGCCCATGAACAGACCGGTGCCGATGGCACCGCCGATGGCGATCAGCTGCAGGTGGCGGTTGGAGAGGCTGCGCCGGAGGTGTTCCGGCGGGACGGCAGGATCGGTCATGGGGCAGCGTCGGCAGGGGCGAAGCGTCCGAACATAGACCTCCGCGAGGCGTTGCGCCAGTCGCCATCGGGCCGTTCGCGGGGGCCGTGGCCGGGCACTGCCCGGGGCGATGATGTGACGGATTCACCTCGCTCCACCGCGCGTGATGCCGGCAGGGCGATGGCGCCCCGGCCGGATGGTTCCAATCCCTGCCCGCTGATGGTCATATAGGGCTCCGCCAGGGCATCGAGGTCTGCTTGAACCGCGCCAGGATCATTGCCGCCACCGTAGTGCTTGCCCTGCTCGGCGCCCTGGTGCCGATCGCCACCGTGTTCTATTTCACCTGGAGCCGCGCCAGCGAATCCGAGCAGGTGCGGCTGCAGACCACCGCCGAGCGCACCCTGCAGCGCGCGCACCGCGCCTACGAGACGGCGCTGTCCACCCTGCGCGAGCTCAACCAGAGCACGTTGGCACCGTGCTCACCCGAGCACCTGCAGCTGATGCGCAGCCTGGTGATACGCACCCACTCGGCCGAACAGGTGGGCTATTTCGAGAACGGCCGGCTGGCCTGCACGTCCTGGGGCCCGATGGACGCGCAGATCATCCAGCGCCCGCCGGCCTATGTCACCGCCGAAGGCGCGGGCATCACCCTGGACGTGCGGCCGCTGGCAGGCACTCCCCAGCAACCGCTGCTGGCCCTGCAACTGGGACGCTACGACATCCTCATGGACCCGGCCCGGCTGGTCGACGTGATCGTCGACCCGAACGTGCGCCTGGCGGTGGCCAGCCCCGATGGGCGCCTGATCGCCCAGCAGGACATCCCCGACGAGGCCTTGCTGCAGCGCCTGCTGCGTGAACCGGCCAGCGGCCTGGAAGGCCAGACGCTGTACGCCAGCGCGCAGGACCAGGAGTGGCTGGCGATCGCCATGGCGCCGCGGACCGATCTGGTTGCCGCGTTCCGCCACCAGATCGGGCAGTTCATCCCGTTGGGCGTGCTCGGCGCGCTAGCGATGATCGGCGGCGTGGTGTGGCTGTCGCGGCGGCGGCTGTCGCTGCGGGGCGAGCTGGCCACGGCGGTGCGCCGGCGTGAGTTCTTCATGCACTACCAGCCCATCATCGAACTGGACACCGGCATCTGCGTGGGCGCCGAATCGCTGGTGCGCTGGCGCCGTGCCGACGGCACGCTGGTGCGTCCGGACCTGTTCATTCCGCTGGCCGAAGAGGCCGGCCTGATCGAAGCGCTGACCGACCAGGTCATCGACCATGTGATCACCGACATGCGCGAGCTGCTGGTGCAGGACCGCACCGCCCACATCGCGATCAACCTGGCCGCCGAGGATGTCAGCAGCGGCCGGGCGCTGAAGGTGCTCTCCAGCAAGCTGCACGGCACCGGCATCCACCCGCAGCAGATCTGGCTGGAGGCCACCGAGCGTGGCTTCATCGACGTCCGCCGCGCCCGCACCAGCCTGGCCAATGCGCGGCGGCTGGGGCACTGCGTGGCGATCGATGATTTCGGTGTCGGTTACTCCAGCCTGCAGTACCTGCAGCAGCTGCCGCTGGATGCATTGAAGATCGACAAATCCTTCATCGATGCGATCGGCACCGACAGCGCGACCAGCCCGGTCACCTCGCACATCATCGACATGGCCAAGACCCTGGGCCTGTTCACCGTGGCCGAAGGCGTGGAAACCCCGGCGCAGCTGGCCTATCTGCAGGCGCGCCAGGTGGAGTTCGGGCAGGGCTGGCTGTTCTCCAAGGCGCTGGCCCCGGCCGAGTTCATGGCCTTCCACCAGCAGCGCAAGCAGCAGTACGGCCAGGCACGCGAAAACATGCAGAACCCCAACAGCGACCCCGTGGCCTGAGCCGGCGCATCATTCCCCCTCGAGCCCGGCCAGCGTCATCACCCATGCCGGCACCGGAGGCTCGCCTGCGTAGAAAGCCTTCGGTTTGTTTTCCGCCATCGCCCAGCGCTGGATCCAGCTGATGCCACCGGCGCCGTTGTAGCCATCGGGATGCTGATAGGCCGGATCCTGCAAGGCGGCCTCCAGCGAGATGAAGCGATAGCCCCGCCGGCGCGTGGCCGCGACCAGCTCCTCCACGCAGTCGGCACTGAGCGCGTTGGCGTGGATCAGCCACACCTGCGCCGGCAGCCGGCCCAGCAGCTGCTGGCCCTGCTGTTCGTAGTAGTCCAGTTTGCTGAGCATGTACGGCACGTAGCCACGGCGCAGCTGGCGCAGGCGTGCCTCGCGCGAGACAGGATCGGTGTCGGTATCGCGCACATGATCGTAGGCGAACGCCCAGATCCACTCGCTGTTGTCGACCGTGACCGGTGCAACCCGATACCCGTGCTGCTGCAGGAACTCCCCGAGCGCCGCGCGTTCCTGCGGCGACTGCCCGGCACGCAGGTAAGGATGCCGGAACCAGCGCGGCGCCTGCCCGGTCTCGGCCAGCAACGGACGCAGCGTCGCCTCGCCGCGCAGGATGTCTTGCTCGTAGGCAGCCAGCTCGATCGCATGCAGGTCGACATGCCCATAGGTGTGGTTGCCCAGCTCAACGCCGGCATCGCGCCAGTCGCGCAGCATCTGCACCCGCGCCGGTTGCACCTGCCCGTCCACCTCCAGCTTGACCTCGTTGACGAAGCCCACCACCGGCACGTCGGCCCGCTTCAGGGCCGCGATCAGCTGCGCATGCCGGGCGGCAAGCTCGGGCTCGGCGCGTTCGTCCAGGCGCTGCCAGGGCAGATCATCGATGGTCAGCGCGATGCGCCGCTCCGGCGCCGCCGCGTGGGCGATGCCGGCCAGGCACAGCAGGGCCAGCACAGCACTTCGAAGAACTCCCTTGCGCACCCGCTGCTCCCATGGCGATACCCGGCCCCAGCATAGCGCCGGGCATCACGGTCCATCTTGCCGGGTGCGGCGGCTGGGCTCAGTGCGTGATCGGTGCCCAGGCGCGCGGCTGGCGCAACACCACCATCAACGTGGCCAGCAGCAGCACCAGCAGCACCGCTGGCAGCCAGCGTTCACCGACGGTTTCCAGCATCACGCCGCCGAGGATGCCCGCCAGCGCGATCGCCAGGTTCCAGCCGGTCACCACGAAGGACTGCGCGATGTCCCCGGCCTCGTCCGCACGGCGCGCCACCGCGGTCTGGAACAGCGTGGGAACGCCACCGAAGGATATGCCCCACACCACCGTCCCGATCACCAGCACCCACGGCGAGCCGGGCCACAGGCCGAACGCCACTGCCGAGAGTGCGAAGGCCACGGTGCTTGCGATCACCAGCGCGCGCAGCCAGCGATCCACCAGCAGTCCGGTGATCCAGATGCCGACCAGCGCGGCCACCCCGAACACCAGCAACAGGCGATCCAGCCATGCCGCCGCGCCGGACAGCGCCGCGAAGGGCTCGATGTAGGTGTAGAGCACGTTGTGCGCCAACACGTAGAGGAACATCGTCATCAGCGCGGTGCGCATGCCGCGCAGGCGCAGCACGTTGCCCAACGACTGCTGGGCCGCCGCGCCCGGGGCCGGCAACGACGGCAGCGCCAGCCGCGCCCACACCAGCAGGCCGACGCTGAGCAGCGACATCAACCCGAACGCCCAGCGCCAGCCGATGGTCTGGCCGAGCAGCGTACCGGCCGGGATGCCCAACGACAGCGCCAGCGGCGTGCCGACCATCGCCACCGCGATCGCCCGGCCCTGCAGCTGCGGCACCACCATGCGGCTGGCGTACCCCGCCACCAGCGACCACAGCAGGCCCGCGCTGATGCCGGCGCAGAAGCGTGCGACCAGCATCAGGCCGTAGTGGTGTGTCATCGCGGTGATGGTATTGACCACCACGAAACCGGCGATCGCGGTGAGCAGCAGCGGGCGGCGTGGCCAGCGCCGCGTCAATGCGGTCATCGGCAGTGCGGCAACCAGCGAGCCCAGGGCGTAGATGGTGACCAGCTGCCCGACCAGCGCGCGGCTCACGCCCAGATCGGCGCTCATCGGTGACAGCAGGCCCGCCGGCAATGCCTCGGTGAGGATGGTGATGAAGCCCGCGCAGGCCAGCGCCAGCAGACCGCCGAAAGGCAATCCGGTGGCCGCGTTGGGCAGGGGCACGGCGCTGGTATCGACCGCGTGCCCGCTCATGCGTGCACCTGGGTGGGGGCCGCATCCAGCGCGACAGTGGAACCGCTGACGTCAGGGAAGAAAGACATGGAGGCGCCGTAAGTGGGGGGAGCGCCACCGTAGGGGCTGAGCCGCTGGGGAAACAGCGGGTCAGCGCTCCGTACATTCCGGACTGCCAGCTCCGCAATCGCGGTCATGCTCCCCCGGCTGCCTCACACAGCAGGCCAACGGGTCACGTGAGGGTGACGGGATCGCCGCCCGCGCGTCAGTGTGCACTCGCGCCATGCACGAACTGCAGCGTCAACGACTTGCCCACCGGAACCGACTGCCATTGCGCGGTCAATTCAAGGATCTTCCCGCGAACCGCTTCGATATCCGCTGCCAGTACCTCCAGCGGAGCGCAGTGACGCGCGGTGCAGGTCACCTGATACAGATCCAGCATGTCCGCCGCGGCCGTGCTCCAGCCCGACCAGCCATCGGCCTGGAACACCTCCACCAGCCGCTCCACGCCATCGCTTTCAGAATCGGCCTGCATCTGGAATGACGCCGCCTCACCTTCCAGCACGCGACCGATGAACCCCCGCTTGTGGAGCACATTTTCGACAGCGAAGTGGACCATGTCGTGGGGAATGATGCCCTGCTTGGGGCACTCGATGCTTTCGGCTATATGCCCGTCGCGGATCAGGTCCATCCGGTCGTGCTTTCCAGACCCCTTGGTAAATACGAGTTGCATGACGTCCCCTGACGCTGAGCAGGCCCCACAGCAGGGCTGACGGATGGTCGCGTGCGGCGCGGATGCGCGTCAATCGGGCCACTGGTGGCCACCGGCCACCTGCGATCCTCACTGTTGCAGCAGCATCGCACCACGCCTGTCCCCGCAGGCCATGACGCCCGCTACAGTGAAGGCTCTTTTCCTGTGTGCCCACCCATGTCAGCCTTGGACAACCTCGGCAACCTGCAGACCTTCGTGCAGGTCGCCGACACCCGCAGCTTCGTCGAGACCGGTCGCATGCTCGGCATCTCCGCCTCGGCCGCCGGCAAGACCGTGTCGCGTCTGGAGCAGGCACTCGGCGTGCGGTTGTTCCATCGCAGCACCCGCAGCGTCACCCTCACCGCCGAGGGAGAGCGCTTCCTGGTCCGATGCCGGCGCATCCTGGATGAGCGTGACGCCGCCCGTGACGAGCTGGTCCAGCAGACCGAGGCACCCACGGGGGTGCTGCGGGTCAGCCTGCCGCTGGTCGGCGACATCTCGCTGCCGCTGCTCACCGAGTTCATGGCGGCTTATCCCGGCATCCGCCTGGAGCTGGATTTCGATGACCGGCTGGTGGATGTGATCGAGGAAGGCTTCGACGCCGTGCTGCGGGTCAGCGAGCCCACCGACTCGCGCCTCAGCGCCCGGCAGCTCGGCGTGTTCCCGCGTTACCTGGTCGCTTCGCCGGACTACCTCGCCCGGCGCGGTACGCCGCGTGTGCCCGAGGACCTGCTGCAGCACGACTGCCTGCACTACCGCTTCCCCAGCAGCGGCAAGCTCGAGCCATGGCCGCTGCCGCAGACGCCAGGCGCTGCGCCACTGGCACTGCCGGTCTCGATGGTCAGCAACACCATCGAAGCGCGGCTGGCCTTCGCGCTGGCCGGGCGCGGCATCGCCTACATCCCCGAGCACTCGGTGCGCGAGGCACTGGCCGACGGCCGGCTGCAGCGGGTGATGGCCGAGCGCATCCATGCCTGCGGCACCTTCTACCTGCTGTGGCCCTCCGGCCGCCATGTGCTGCCCAAGCTGCGGGTCTTCATCGATTTCATCAGCGCGCGGCTGACCGGCGTGAGCTGCTGAGCAGCTGCTGAGCAGGCCGCGTTCATCGGCCCGCCGCCGCGCGGTTCTATACTGGCCGCGCGGCAGCCAGCCGCCTTTGTTGCCGAGGTAGGCCTACATGCGCCATTGATGCCGCCGTCGTCTGACGGCCCGTCTCCACCCACCTGTTCCGCAGGAGGGGAGTCTTTGGCATCCAATGGAGGTCGCATGACCGCATTCGCTCTCACGCTCGATCGCGTGACGCATACCCTGCCCGACGGCCGGGTCCTGTTTTCCGAACTGTCCGCCGCGTTCGACGGCACCCCGACCGGTCTGGTCGGGCGCAACGGCGTGGGCAAAAGCGTGCTCGCACGTTTGCTCAGCGGCGATCGCGCGCCCACCTCCGGCCGCATCCTGCGCAGTGGGCCGGTGCACCTGCTCACCCAGCACAGCGGCGTACCCGAGGGCCGCATCGCCGATCTGGCCGGGGTCGGTGCGGCGCTCGATGCCCTGCTCCGCATCGAAGCCGGGAGCGTCGATCCGGACGATTTCAGCTGCGTGGGTGAACGCTGGGATCTGCGCGAGCAGCTGCAGGCACAGTGGCACCTGCTCGGGTTGCCCGCGCTCGATCCCCTGCAGCCGGCGGCGACGCTCAGCGGTGGCCAAGCGATGCAGGTCGCACTGGCCGGTGCGTTCCTTTCCGGTGCCGAGGGGCTGATCCTGGATGAACCCAGCAACCACCTCGACGCCGACCATCGCGAGCGCCTGATCGACGCGCTGCAGCGCTGGCACGGCGGCCTGATCGTGATCAGCCACGACCGCACACTGCTGCGCCACATGGCGCGCATCGTCGAATTGACGCCCAGCGGACTGCGCCAATACGGCGGCAACTACGATCTCTACGCCGAACAGAAGCAGGAGGAGCGGCGCAGCGCGGATGCCCAGCTGGCCCTGCGCAAGCGCGAGCGCCGCAAGCAGCAGACCGAGCTGCGCGATCAGCGCGAGAAGATGGCGCATCGGCAGGCGCGCGCTACACGCGATGCACGCACCGCCAACCAGGCACCGATCCTGCTCGGTGGCATGAAGAACCGCAGCGAGCACACTGCGGGCCGCTGGCAGGCACAGCAGAACGAGCGCCGTACCGAACTGGATGCGCGCGTGCGCGAGGCTGCCGGCGAGGTGGAGCAGGACATCGAGATCGCCCTGCTCGCCCCGGTGATCCAACAGCCCGGGCCGCAGCGCGTGGCCGAGCTCATCGCCGCCGAACTGCCATGGGTGCAAGCGCCCTGGAACACGCTGGATCTCACCGTGCAGCGCGGCCAGCGGATCGGGGTGCAGGGCCGCAACGGCAGCGGCAAATCCACGCTGCTGCGGCTGCTCGCCGGCACACTGGCACCGCTCTCGGGGCAGGTCGAGGTAGCGGCCAGCGTCGCCCTGCTCGACCAGTCACTCACGCTGCTGCCGGACGATGCCTCGGCCTTGTCACTACTGCAGCGCGCGCATCCGTTGGCCGACGAAGGCACGCTGCGCACGCAGCTGGCCCTGCTCGGCCTGGATGCCGAGCGCAGCCTGCGGCCGTTGCCTACGCTCAGTGGTGGCGAACGCTTGAAGGCGGCGCTGGCATCGGTGCTGTACGCCCGGACGCCGCCGCAGCTGCTGCTGCTCGACGAACCCGGCAATCACCTCGACCTGCCCTCGCTGGGCGCGCTGGAGCAGATGCTCGGTCAGTACACCGGCACGTTGATGATCGTCTCGCACGATCACGCCTTGTTGGAGTCCGTGCAGCTGACGCATCGCCTGAAGGCCACGAGAAGTGGGTGGCAGCTGATGTGAGCGCGAGGGCGGGCGTATCCCGCTCAAGCAACGGACCCAAGGCTGGAGATCGATCTGCTTTCCGGCATCCGTTTGTTCATGCACGCGCCCACGCCGGAAACGCGTCCGGCAGCAGCTGCCACAGCAGCGGCCCGGCACGCAGTTCCTCATCGTTGAGCAGGCAGGCATCCAGTTCGGCGCGCACCGCGGGTTCGTCCATCGCCACCCCGATCACCGCCAGCTCCTGGCGGCGGTCGCCCCACCAGGGATGCCACAGTTTACGCATCGCCTGGTACTCGCCGGCATCGCCGACCTGTTCCACGCTGGGCATCGGCGCGGTCCAGCACGCCGCCTGCTGGCGGGACCAGCCGATATCCGTATAGGGCACGCGCGTGGGCGGCAGCACCGGCGCGGTGTTTTCCAGGCCGGCCTCCATGCGCTCGCGCGAGGCATACCAGAAGCCGGCGGCCGAGGTCTGGGTGGCGGCACCGACGCTGGAGAGCTCGCCTACCCAGTCCATGCGGTTGGCCAGCCAGAAGAAACCCTTGCTGCGGATCACACTGCCCAGCCCGGTCTCCAGCAGCCGTGCGAAACGCTGCGGATGGAACGGCCGGCGCGAGCGGTAGACGAAGCTGGTGATGCCGTACTCCTCGGTCTCGGGCGTGTGCTGGCCACGCAGCGCCTGCATCCAGCCCGGCGCCAACTGCGCTTTGACGAAATCGTAGCGGCCGGTATCAAGCACCTCGTGCAGCGGCACATTGCCCTGCTCGGACAGCACCAGCCGCGCATCGCGGTTCATCGCACGCAGCACGGCGAGCGTGGACTGCAGCGTGTCATCGTCGATCAGATCACACTTGCTCACCACGATCACGTTGGCGAACTCGATCTGCTCGGCGAGCAGATTCACGACACCGCGGTCGTCGTCCTCACCGGCCTGCTGGCCGCGGTCGATCAGCCGGTCACTTGAGCCGAAGTCGTGCAGGAACCGCGCGCCATCGACCACCGTCACCAGCGTATCCAGCCGCGCGATGTCGCTGAGGCTGAAGCCATCCTCATCGCGCACCGAGAAGGTTGCCGCGACCGGCATCGGCTCGGCGATCCCGGTCGACTCGATCAGCAGGTAGTCGTAGCGCCCCTCCGCCGCGAGCCGGCGCACCTCCTGCAGCAGGTCATCGCGCAGCGTGCAGCAGATGCAGCCATTGCTGAACTCCACCAGCGTCTCCTCGGTGCGGCTCAGCGCGGCGCCACCCTCGCGCACCAGCTGTGCATCGACGTTTATCTCGCTCATGTCGTTGACGATCACCGCGACCCGGCGGCCCTCGCGGTTGCGCAGCAGCTGATTGAGCAGAGTGGTCTTGCCGGCGCCCAGGAAGCCGGACAGCACGGTCACCGGCAGACGCGAATCAAAGGAGGCAGAGGCAGTCATGGCAGAGCAGGTCAGGAAGGGGAATGAAATGTTACTATATAACATTCACTGACCAAGACCCCCACGCCCCATGAAGCGATCCTCTGCCCTGTTGGATGCCGGCGCCATTGCGCTTTCCGGCCTATGCCTGCTGCACTGCCTGGCCCTGCCGCTGCTCGCGGCGATGCTCCCGCTGATGGGCGTGTGGGCCCAGGCCGAGTGGGTGCATGCCCTGTTTGTGGCCATCGCCGCGCCGGTGACCGGCTTCGCGTTGTGGCGCGCCCACCGCCAGCATCGCCTGCCCGTGCTGGCGATGGCCGGCGCGTCGATCGGGCTCCTGTTGCTGCTGGCCGGCGCCATGGGATGGCCGAGCCACGATGCCGAGACCCGGATGACCGTGGTCGGCAGCCTGCTGCTGGCCAGCACGCATGTGTGGAATGCCTGGCGGCGGCACCGGCATTGAGCGGACGGCCCCGCTCAGTGCTTGAACATCATCCCGACCAGGAACAGCACCAGCGGCGCCGCACTGAGCACTGCACCCACGATGCCCAGCCACGGCCAGCGCTCCTGGCGCACGCGCGAGCCGACCGTGGCGATCAGGCCCACGGCTGCTGAAGCGAGTACGCCGATCGAGACGCCGGTGGTGCTGGCGCCGGCGGTGGCGATGTGGGCGGCGGCCGCCCCGACGGGAAGGCCGAAGAAGCTGACCAGGCCAAGCAGCGGTAGCCGTTGAGCCGACATCGGTGCGACAGACGATGAGCGCGGCGCTTGCGGAGAATCTGGCGGCACGAGGGGTCTCCTGAGAATCGCGCCACCGTACACCATTGCCTGCCGACGACGGGGCACGGGGCACGCAGACGGCATCTTTTCACGCCGTGTTGGACAATGCTCCCACACCCGCCGCCAAGGATCTGCCATGCGTGTACTGCCCAGCCTGCTCTTCCTGTCGCCGCTGCTGTTGACCGGCTGCGGCAAGGACAACAGCGCCGGCGTGTTCTCCTCCGATCCGATGCTCGGCTGCTATGCCACCCACGCGCGCAAGCCCGCCGAATTCCGCATCGAGCAGCAGAGCGGCCAGTACTACGTGTCCTTCAACCGCGATGAGCAATGGCAGCGCGATGCCACGCCGCTGCAGGAATCCAGCCGCGCCGAGATCGCCCAGTTCTTCCGCGACGATGCCGACCAGATCAACAAAGCGCTGGTCCGCCCCGGTGGCGGCTTCGGCATCTTCAAATTCAACCCGGGCGCCACGCTCAAGGGCAAGGCCAAGGACAGCGACTACATGGCGCTGGTGCTGATCGGCGCCGGCCCAGTGTTTCCGGTGAAGTGCCCCTGATGGGCAAGGTTTCCGGATCCCGCCCACCGGGCCACTGATAGGGGCGGCAACCGCCCGCCCGCACCGGTGGCCCGGTCCGCGACACCCATCCCCAACATCCCCGCCCGCGGTCGTACACAGGCGGGAACCCCATCCCCATCTCCAACCCTCAGCCTGGCTCCTCCGGCTCGCGGCGACCGCGGTGGATCGAGCTGTATGGCCATTGCGTGGCATCCCTCACGTGCCCGTGCTTGACCGGGTTGTGGTGCACATAGGCCACGTGCCGTTGCAGGTCCTCGGCGTCAACGATCCGGTGCTCGCGGAAGCCGTTGTGCCATAGGGGCCGCAGGCTGCGGTCCCGCCGCAGCTGCAGCCGCGGATCAACCATCGGCAACTGCCGGTCGAAGATCGCCTGGACCTGCGCCCAACGGCGATGACCCTCCTCATCGCCCTCCGGCAATGTCCACACCCCATGCAGATGGTCCGGCAGCACCACGATCGCGTTGATCCGGAACGGCCGCGCCTGCTGCGCCACCCGGAACGCCAGCCGCAGGGTCTGCGCCTGTTCCACCAGCAGGCTGCTGCTGCGATCGCGCAGGTGCGCGCTGAAGAAGTAGGCGGTGCCGGTAGGCCAGAGGAGGTGGTCGTAGGACATGGCCAAAGTATCCAAAGCTGCCGGCCGCACCGCGATCAGCGCACTCCCCGTGCGCACCTCGGACACCAGCGCATGCGCGGGTCGGACTCCCGGTCATGAATCGGTCGCATGAGGGCCGGCCAGGGGCATCTCAGGTACGATGCCCACCCCTGACTGACATGCCGCATGGCGTCTGCGCCGCGGCCCTGGATCCCGTGCCCCATTACACCGGCCCCCTGCTGACCCGCCCGCTCGCCGAGAGCCTGACCCGCGCCCGCGATGCCGGCACCGGGGAATGGACCGGCTCGCTCGACCTCGGCCGCTCCACCGGCACCGCCACGCTGGCGGCCGACCACTGGCAGTGGAAGGGCGAGACCTACGCCTATCCCGGCAAGACCAAGGACCGCACCCTGTACTACTGGGACGGCGAGGAGTTCCTGGCGATCTCGCGCTTCGGCTCGGCGCTGATCAAGCTGGTGCCGACCGACTGGGACGCGCCGACC contains the following coding sequences:
- a CDS encoding lytic transglycosylase domain-containing protein, translated to MNPTLPAALALLSLLLPGLASARTVYRCVQSNTVSLATAPEPGSRCTPQQIDDNAVQTPNLWGNMGVFSGTLYEREQDGALVYSTRNLPGSRVFLKFTVATPPGEPAHEGLGKVGAPQLNRHAKQFKAAAKATGVDDAWLRAIAHAESGFDAGAISPKGAQGVMQLMPDTATEYGVADPLSAEQSISGGARYMKALLRRYKGDRVLAAAAYNAGIGAVTRYKGVPPYAETLAYVEKVSALYVRYREAMGFKVETPAK
- a CDS encoding MFS transporter encodes the protein MSGHAVDTSAVPLPNAATGLPFGGLLALACAGFITILTEALPAGLLSPMSADLGVSRALVGQLVTIYALGSLVAALPMTALTRRWPRRPLLLTAIAGFVVVNTITAMTHHYGLMLVARFCAGISAGLLWSLVAGYASRMVVPQLQGRAIAVAMVGTPLALSLGIPAGTLLGQTIGWRWAFGLMSLLSVGLLVWARLALPSLPAPGAAAQQSLGNVLRLRGMRTALMTMFLYVLAHNVLYTYIEPFAALSGAAAWLDRLLLVFGVAALVGIWITGLLVDRWLRALVIASTVAFALSAVAFGLWPGSPWVLVIGTVVWGISFGGVPTLFQTAVARRADEAGDIAQSFVVTGWNLAIALAGILGGVMLETVGERWLPAVLLVLLLATLMVVLRQPRAWAPITH
- a CDS encoding EAL domain-containing protein, which codes for MNRARIIAATVVLALLGALVPIATVFYFTWSRASESEQVRLQTTAERTLQRAHRAYETALSTLRELNQSTLAPCSPEHLQLMRSLVIRTHSAEQVGYFENGRLACTSWGPMDAQIIQRPPAYVTAEGAGITLDVRPLAGTPQQPLLALQLGRYDILMDPARLVDVIVDPNVRLAVASPDGRLIAQQDIPDEALLQRLLREPASGLEGQTLYASAQDQEWLAIAMAPRTDLVAAFRHQIGQFIPLGVLGALAMIGGVVWLSRRRLSLRGELATAVRRREFFMHYQPIIELDTGICVGAESLVRWRRADGTLVRPDLFIPLAEEAGLIEALTDQVIDHVITDMRELLVQDRTAHIAINLAAEDVSSGRALKVLSSKLHGTGIHPQQIWLEATERGFIDVRRARTSLANARRLGHCVAIDDFGVGYSSLQYLQQLPLDALKIDKSFIDAIGTDSATSPVTSHIIDMAKTLGLFTVAEGVETPAQLAYLQARQVEFGQGWLFSKALAPAEFMAFHQQRKQQYGQARENMQNPNSDPVA
- a CDS encoding polysaccharide deacetylase family protein; amino-acid sequence: MLALLCLAGIAHAAAPERRIALTIDDLPWQRLDERAEPELAARHAQLIAALKRADVPVVGFVNEVKLEVDGQVQPARVQMLRDWRDAGVELGNHTYGHVDLHAIELAAYEQDILRGEATLRPLLAETGQAPRWFRHPYLRAGQSPQERAALGEFLQQHGYRVAPVTVDNSEWIWAFAYDHVRDTDTDPVSREARLRQLRRGYVPYMLSKLDYYEQQGQQLLGRLPAQVWLIHANALSADCVEELVAATRRRGYRFISLEAALQDPAYQHPDGYNGAGGISWIQRWAMAENKPKAFYAGEPPVPAWVMTLAGLEGE
- the cycA gene encoding D-serine/D-alanine/glycine transporter; the protein is MTDPAVPPEHLRRSLSNRHLQLIAIGGAIGTGLFMGSGKTISLAGPSIVLVYLIIGAMLFFVMRAMGELLLSNLQYKSFIDFSTDLLGPWAGFFCGWTYWFCWIITAIADVIAIAAYAQFWFPELAPWIPALLCVILLLSLNLVTVKLFGEMEFWFALIKIIAICALIITGFGLVAWGFTAPSGHVASFSNLWNDGGVFPMGMAGFFAGFQIAVFAFVGIELVGTTAAETADPERNLPKAINSIPVRILVFYVLALIAIMAVTPWREVVPGKSPFVELFVLAGIPAAASLINFVVLTSATSSANSGIFSTSRMMYGLAEEGHAPSAFRRLSRAAVPALGLVFSCVCLLLGAMLIYLIPNLVTAFTLVTTLAAVLFMFVWSLILCSYIVYRRKRPHLHAVSAFKMPGGVLMCGVCLAFFAFVLVLLTLQPDTLYALAISPLWFALLGLGYAGKRLLARRH